The genomic stretch CCCCTGCATTAGCATATCATTGGCCTGGTTACTTCCGGCATTTCCATCAAGTTCATCGGACAGTGTGGCAAAAAGACTGGCCTCAAAACCAACGTCCCAATTGGAACCAAAAGCAACGCTTCCTCCCAGCCTTACCGGTATGTATAATGCGGTAGGGGTTGTTTTAATAATGGTGACCTCTGTTTGATCAGGATAGGCGTAGGCCTGCTGTTCCGGAATTGCGATAAAACCAAGCCCAACTCCTGCGTATCCATTTACCCGGAAGCGTTCGATATGGGTTTCGAAAGGGAGAAAATAAAATTCAGGCATGAAATCAACATAAATGGCATCACCGGTAAAGGCGTAAGCCTTGTTTTCTTCCCCCCATTCGAAGGCTCTTTCTGCCAAGTATTCCATATTACTACTGACATGCTGATAGCCTGCAGAAAGCCTTAAGTTTATTCGACGATTGATTTTTTTTGCTGCGGACAATGTTACGGAACCAAAGATCGGGAAATCTAATTTTCTATAGGGTCCCCCATTGTCAGAGTACATGGATGCCGGTCCTCCTGCTAATGTCAATGTATATACCCTGGGGATACGTTCTTTATAGAAATTCTGCGCAGACAAGGTGCCTGGAATGATGAGAAAAAAGAGGGAGGTGATAAGTAAGTATCTAGCAGCCATGCGATGAAGGGTTGGGTTTGGGGAAGTTAGCAAATTTTAGATTGACATTTAGGTCAAACAAGTATTGTACCAAATTAAGCACGGGTAGTATTTATAAATACCAGTTATATACTAAAAATTACGTAATAGGCCATGAGGAAATTTTCCTCACTTAGTGGAAAGTGTACTATGGAAAGTAGGGGCATACCAAGTGATTTTAGTGGTTAAGTGTTATTGAACTAGGCAATAAAGCACCTTCTTTGTTGACGTTTTATTTATTATGAGTCTCCACAATCATACACGTAGCCAAGCATAATTGAATAAATTGTGTTTCCGTCCTTTTATTCAGGTGTAAAATTGCTTTCAATAGGTCTATGAATGCTACGCATTTCCCTTGATGAAAAGGACGGAAAATCCAGTCCGGTGGTGATACCTTTAAATTGGGGAGGACAAGTTTTCCAGTGAGGAAAATACGTTACCCAATTTAATTTAAGAAAACTGCTCCGGCCTGAAAATGAATGGATCTCGCTGTTCCACGACGCGAGCTAATTCATTTTCTTAACGGCCTGCTCATTTTTCTTAAACCGGTCTCACCAAGGGACTTCCTTAATTTTCGAAATCGCATTTTGTAATGGTACCACTACGTGTAAAATTACCGATAGTCATTTTATTTATTTCATTATCCTATTATCAATGATTTTTTGGTAGAAGTTAATGTAAGTATATTTATTGTTAGATCATTTCCGTAAATTTTATTCCGGAAATATGAAAGGGCCGATGATAAAACATTGCGGTATATTTTGCTAATTAGCTTATGGGATTTATAAGAGGTGTTCATCACATTGCCATTATTTGTTCAGATTATAAACGTTCTAAAGCGTTTTATACGGAAGTATTGGGGTTGACAGTGCTCAGGGAGGTTTACAGGGAAGAGCGACAGTCTTATAAGCTTGATCTTTGTGTCGAAGGGCGATATGTCATTGAGCTCTTTTCTTTTCCGAAGCCACCTCCAAGGGTGAGTTTGCCAGAAGCATGTGGGTTACGGCATTTGGCATTTGAGGTGGAGGATTTAGTGTCAGCTGTAGGGGAGCTGGAGTCAAATCATGTGGTGGTAGAGGCAATAAGGATGGATGAATTTACTGGTAAGCGATTCGCCTTTTTCCAAGATCCAGATGGGTTGCCCATAGAACTATATGAAGGCTAGAACCACTTTTTTCGTTTAAAATACCTGATCATAAACAATGTGATAAGAATAAAAATCACCCATAGAACGGGGTAGCTATATTTCCATTCCAGTTCTGGCATTACCTGAAAGTTCATGCCGTAAATGCCTGCGATAAATGTCAATGGTATAAATATAGTCGAAATGACTGTTAGGGTTTTCATGACTTCATTTTGCTTGATGCTGAGCTGTGTCATGTAAAGTTCTGCCAAACTGCTCATGGTTTCCCGCTGAAGCTCCAATCCTTCCAGGATTTCTATGGTGTGCTCGTAAATATCATTAATATAGGTGAGGTTTTTTCGCTTTATCAGCGGGTGCTCTGATTTTCTCCAAAGGGAGATCAATTCACGCATTGGCCAGATATTGTTTCTGATTTTCCGGAGCGTCTTTCGGTGATGGTGAATGGTGTTTAGGTTTACATTGGATTTGTTCTGTAAGATCTGGTCATCATATTTTTCCACGGTATCACTGATTAATTCCTGTATGCCAAAATATTCATCTATGATGGCATCCACCAATACATATGTAAAATAATCAGAGCCCAACTTTCGCATTTTTCCTTTAGGGTTTTCCAGCCTGACTCGTATATTATCAAAAATATCCTGGGGTGTTTCTTGAAATGAAAGGATATAGTTTTGCCCAAAAAGGATGCTTATTTGTTCTGTTTGAATTTCAGAAATGCTGTTTTTCGAATAAAGCATTTTGACCAGCACAAAGATGTGATCATCAAACTCTTCGATTTTTGGCCTTTGAGAGGTATTGGTAATATCTTCTATGACCAGGGGGTGGATGGACAGAAGTTCTGAAATCTTTAAAATGAGATCCTCATCTTGGATGGAACTGATGTTTAACCAGAATTTTAGATCTTTCCTTTCCAGAAATGGCTTTAATTCCTCAAGATCCTGAATGAGGTGTTTTTCGAAATGTTGCTCTCCAAAAGAGTAAAGTTCCAGGATAGGCTTGGACATAAACGAATCGGCTTTTTCACTCGTTTTTGACATACTCAGGTAGTATTTCAAATAGCTTCTGGTTGGTCAAAGGTTTCTCAATAAACCCTTTTACCACTTCAAAGGTTCTTGATTTTTTGCGATCCTGATAATCAATGGAGCTTGATAGCATGAGTATGATATCTTCTCGTTCAGGGCAGAGCAACTCGTATTGTTCTAGGAAGTCCCACCCATTCATTACTGGCATATTTATATCCAGAAAGATAAGTAGTCTCTTTTCATTGTCCAACTCCCCGATTTTTTCAAGAGCATCTTTAGCTTCCAAAAACTCCGCGATCTCGTCACATAAATTGAGCCTCCCTAGTAATCTCTTGTTAATCAAGTTGTTGATTGGGTCGTCATCTATTAAAACAATTGAATCAAATGCGAGCATCAATCGTGTCTTAAAATTTATAAATTCCATTTTTCCAATTAAAAGTAAGATACGGATATATTTTAAGTTTCAAAAAATAATTTATGCCCTGATTTTTCTGTTTTCCTAGTGGATATTTACCGATTTAGTATGCTGGTAAACGAAAAAGAGGACATGATCCATGTCCTCTTAATATTGTTTTTTCATGAAAATGGTCCGGCTTACATCATGCCGCCCATTCCGCCACCGCCCATAGGAGGTGCTGGCTGACCGCCTTCTTCCTTCACATCAGCTACCACACACTCAGTAGTAAGCAGTAGGGCTGCGATGGAAGCAGCGTTCTCAAGTGCTAGACGGGTAACTTTTGTCGGGTCGATTACTCCAGCTGCAAACAGGTCTTCAAACTTGTCGGTTCTGGCGTTATAACCGAAGTTACCGGTTCCTTCTTTGATCTTATTGATTACCACTGATCCTTCAGCGCCTGCATTGGCGACGATGGCTCTTAGTGGAGATTCGATGGCTTGTCTGATGATGTTGATACCAGTGTCTTGGTCATCATTTTCACCTTTTAGTCCTTCCAGTGCAGAAGTTGTTCTGATCAGGGCTACTCCACCACCGACTACTACACCTTCCTGTACAGCAGCTCTGGTAGCGTGAAGGGCATCATCTACACGGTCTTTCTTCTCTTTCATTTCCACTTCAGTAGCCGCACCGATGTATAGGATTGCTACACCACCAGAAAGCTTGGCAAGTCTTTCTTGCAGTTTCTCTCTGTCGTAGTCGGAAGTGGTTTTTTCGATCTGTGTTTTGATTTCAGAGATTCTGGCTTCGATGGCAGGTTTTTCTCCGGCACCGTTTACGATAGTGGTGTTATCCTTATCGATGTTTACTTTTTCTGCAGTACCTAGGTACTCGATAGAAGCATTTTCCAGTTTGTAACCTCTCTCTTCAGAGATCACGGTACCACCTGTAAGGATGGCGATATCTTCCAGCATCGCTTTTCTTCTGTCGCCGAAACCTGGCGCTTTTACAGCCGCTACTTTCAGTGCACCCCTGATTTTGTTTACTACCAAGGTAGCAAGGGCTTCCCCGTCCACATCTTCTGCGATGATCAGAAGTGGCTTGCCTGATTGGGCTACTGGCTCAAGTACAGGAAGCAATTCTTTCATGGAAGAGATTTTCTTATCGTAGATAAGAATGTATGGATTCTCCAGTTCAGCTTCCATTTTCTCCGTGTTGGTAGTGAAGTAAGGAGAAAGGTAACCTCTGTCAAACTGCATGCCTTCTACAGTTCTTACTTCAGTTTCAGTACCTTTTGCTTCTTCTACGGTGATCACACCGTCTTTGCCTACTTTGTCCATCGCGTCAGCGATCATATTGCCTATTTCCTCATCGTTATTGGCAGAGATCGTACCTACTTGGGCGATTTCTTTAGAGGTAGAGATAGGTTTAGATGTAGCTTTCAGCTCAGCTACTACAGCAGCTACGGCCTTGTCAATGCCTCTTTTGAGATCCATTGGGTTAGCACCAGCTGCCACGTTTTTGATACCTACATTGAAGATAGATTGGGTCAAAACAGTAGCGGTAGTAGTACCGTCACCTGCATTGTCAGCAGTTTTGGAAGCTACTTCTTTCACGAGCTGGGCGCCCATGTTTTCGATAGGCTCTTCCAATTCGATTTCTTTTGCTACAGAGACACCATCTTTTGTGATCGTAGGTGCACCGAATTTCTTGTCGATGATTACATTACGACCTTTTGGGCCTAATGTTACTTTTACTGCTTCAGCAAGAGCGTCTACGCCTTTTTTCAGCCGTTCTCTTGCATCGGTATCGAAAAATAATTCCTTTGCCATTTTGTTGATTTTTTAGATTTTCTTGTTTAATAAACGATAAAAGCGAGTGATTAGAGAATCGCGAAAATGTCTGCTTCTCTCATGATCAAATAATCAGCACCTTCTACTGAAAGTTCTGTACCGGCATATTTGCCGTACAATACAGTGTCTCCCACTTTAACAGTAAGTGGTTCATCTTTTTTACCATTGCCTACAGCTACGACAGTACCTTTTTGGGGTTTCTCTTTGGCAGTGTCAGGGATGTAAAGTCCGGAAGCTGTTTTTTCTTCAGCAGCAGCAGGTTCTACCAGAACTCTGTCTGCAAGTGGTTTGATGTTCACTTTTGACATAATAGTATTGATTTTATAAAGTTTGGTTCATTGATTCCTATTCCTTTCTATCATTTCTTGTGCCAATGGATACGAAGCGTTTTTCTATGACATAAAGTCTTAAATCTTGCTTCATTTGGGAGGTTTCACCATGGCCAATGTGAAGTACATGACAATTTTGCTTTTTGGAATTGTCATTTTTGTCAGTTTTTTGTTAAATTCTAATAAAAAACATGCCTATGAAAAAGCTATCGGATAATTGGATTGCGGAAGGTTGGATAGATTTTGAGTATAAGAAATACCTGCTGCTGGCTTACTTAAAGGAGGTGGAAAGGCATTTCGGAAATGTCAAACTTTATCCTCCCTTGGCCGATCTGATCAATCACTACCGTAAGTTGGAGGAACTGGAGCAAAACAAGGACGGGCTCCGCAATTCATTTCCGCAGCGAGTGGTGGGGATAGACTTTAGAAATGCCAAACTGCAGCGGGAACATGTGACAGGTGAGGGAGAGGTGATGAAGGCGCTCGACGAAATTATTGCGTTTTCACTGCCAAAGATCAAGGGGCAGATCGAGCAGGGAAAAGGTATCTATGATTATATCGAAGAAAACCTGGAAGTGGAGCCAGTGGGCCTCTCACCACTGTACCAAAGAGAAGGCTATGTGTTTATTACCCTGGAAAAATCAGCGGATGTGTTTATTTACGGCTATCAAATGAAACTGTTCGAAAACAGCTTTGAAAAATACCGGGGTATTGCTTTTTCCTTTCTTAAAAAAGAGACCAAAACCCTTGCCCATACCTATGAACAGATCAAGCTGGATCTGGTCAGGTCCAATCAGCAGTTGCCCAATTCAGCCACCTGGCGGGTCCAAAGTAGTAATGTGGTGCCACTTGAGGAAAGTTTACTGCCGGTGAGCAAGCGGATGCTGCTCAGGATGATTGCTTGATGGGAGGGGGATTCCTCTTGTCATCCTGACGGTAGGAAGGATCTTTATCCAATCGCTTTAATTTATAGAGGAATCTCTCAGGCTCCACCGATTTGCAGAGATATGAGGGGGTAAAAACAACCGCTTACTTTGATAAGTAGGATTAGCCAAATGGCATTGTATTCTGGATTAAAACACACGGCTAATGCCGATCCTGCTGTATAGGTTGACGGGGAGATCTTTAGTTCTTCGGTCAAAGGGGATGCCGTAAAGGGCGTCCAGACTGAGTTTTAGCTTTGGGGATAGCTGCTTTTTCAGTTCCAGTCCGAGTGGCCATCCCAAGGTGGTATTGTCTTGCACACGAAAATTTGACTTATAGTTTAAGGAGCCATCTTCATTGTAAGATATATGGTAGATGTCAAAGTCCACGAAATTTTCGTCCCGGATCAATATGCCCGAGAAGGCCCTGAGTTCAAAGCCTTTTAGCGAAACTACCCTGAACTTGGCCAGTAGCCTAAGGTAATTTACATTGTAGCCTTTAAATGAAAAATCACTAACTTCATCAATAGATAAACTTCGGATATGTTCATCCACTTTGGTGGAGACATCGTGGCCTTCGGCAAACATAAAGGATTTGTCAAAGTAATCAGGAAAGTCATTTTGCTTCCCAAAGCCCAGGTCAATCCCGATGGATAGTATGGGTAGCTGCTCTATATTTCTTTCATAATTGAATTCGATATTGTATCCCCCAGTCTGCGGCACCGTCCATGCCTACAACACCGGTTTTCATCCCGATTTCGTGTGATTGGGCTATTGACACTTGGATCAGTGTCAATAGCATTAGTAGTGATAAGATATATTTCATTATTATTCTTTTTTGGATGTTACTCCCTTATTTCCGGTACTAGATAAAAGGAAAAGCCATTGAAATGATAGATTTGCCGCCCCTCTCTTGTTCCATATCCACCATCAGATGCGTTTTCTCCCAGCGCAGTGCATCTATCAAAATTCTGATTGAAGAGCATGAAGGCATGCATTTCAGTGCTCAAAGAAAAAACAACGTCAGCATCCCTGGTGAAATCTCCATTGGTATCGATCGAAATTTTATCCGTGTAATTAATATTGCCTTTCCCATCATTGCGGGCTGCAACAATGATTCTTAAGTCTGATTGGCCTTTCTTCCAGTTATGTTTTAGGAAAGACATACCGGAACTGACCCACTTTTTCTTTTTGACATTGTATCTGCTCACCTTAAATCATATATCATCACCCCAAGGCTCCTCTATCTTTGGGTTGGAATTTACAAAACCATTGCTGTTTATGGAGTAGTCCCCTGTTATTGCCCAAAGAAAAAGCCTATTGGAGTTGGGCCAGTTTCTGGTGTTATTGTGCAGACGGAATTTTGGTATGTTTATTCTAACAGTAGCATCTTCAGGGACTTTTCTACAGTCAATATCCCTATAGGTGGAAGAATAATCCGGGCTTTCGAAGGTGCTGCCATAATATTCAGGTTCATCAAACTTACCAAACACCACGGTAGGGTTATCATAGGCATAATTGTCATCTGCGGTAATATATTCTACTCGCTGGTTGATGCCTGCTGTTCCTTGTTTTTGGCCTAGGGATTCGAATTTGCCGTTTTCGTTTATTCTAAATTTAACAGCAGGGGTCTCTCCACTCCAATTGGGATTCTTCTTTTGGGCTTCGATTTCCATTTCTTTGGTCCACCAGGAAACGGTCAGTTCTTTTAGTGTATCCGGATCAAAACTTTCAGCAAGATAAGGAGCGATTACCCCAATGTCATATTGGTTGATAAAAGCTTTCAAACTGTCCACATTGATGGACTGTTCATTGGTTGTTCTGCTGTTTGCGGCATTTCCATAAAAAGCCCTTACGATGGCCGACTGCTTTCGACTAACAGGATCGGTTTGTTCTTCAAAGAGTCTGCGGAGGTTATATTGTATTTCTCCGGCATTCCCTTTCAGTTCGGCAAAACCGAAAAGTTCCTCTCTGGCCGCAGGATCCTTGAATACTTCTCCCATGTAAAGGGACAGCTCTTTGAGCTGCTTTTCATATTCTTGGCCGTTTGATTGGATAGCAGTTATTTCGCCCCTCCATTTTTCTTTTCGATTTCTTCCTGTCCGTTATCCTGACAGGAGATCATAGCAGTAGTTACGATTATGATTAATGAGAAAAAGTAAATGGTGAATTTTTCATAGTAGAAGAGTTTAAAGATAATCTGTTTTTTTTCTTCTAAAATGGTTTACCTCTTCTGATTTTCCTAAAAATCAGCTACGCAGATATACGCAACATGGTTTTTGTCATAAAAAAAGCCCGGCGATTGCCGGGCTTGGGAGATTTAATTTTCTTTTTGGAGAAGTGAGGGTTCCTTTTCTGTCAGTATGGGAGCCGGCTGTGCAGAATTTATTTTCTGAACATTTTCTTCTCTTTCCTTTTTTCTCAATTCTCGGTTTTTGATAATTTCGTCCCCGGGCTTGCCGAAGAGGATTTTAAATGCCTCCTGCTTGTTTTCGGCCTGCTTGAGGTCTTTGACGATATCATACCACTCGTGGAATACCAAGGTGACAGGGTTATAGCTATTTACGGGTTTGGTAATCCCATAGTTTGGCCGCTCGGCTTCTGCCATAAAAGTCCCGAATATCCTGTCCCAGATGATCAGTGTGGATCCGTAGTTTTTGTCCAGGTAATGCTCGTCACTGGCATGGTGTACACGGTGGTGGGACGGTGTAGTGAAGATATACTCTATTGGCGCAGGAAGTTTTTTGATGTATTCCGTATGGATCCAGAACTGGTACAAGACCGCAATCTGGTGACAGATGAAGAATACAAATGGATCGAAGCCGATCATCACTACTGGAATAAAGAAAATGAACTTGATATGCTGCGTCCAGCTCAGTCGGAAAGAAACCGAGAAATTATATTTTTCTGAATTATGGTGTGTCACGTGTGTAGCCCACCAAAAGCGCTGCTCATGCGCCACACGGTGTGCCCAATACCTGGCAAAGTCAATGGCAATAAAACAAGGTATAAATGACCACCAAGTAGGTGGGATTTTCCAAGGAACAATGTTCCAAAAGAAAAGTACAGCAGAAAACAACACGACTTTGATCAAGGCACTAATCCCGACATTGATCAGCCCTATGGATGAGGCCGCCAAGAAGTCCTTACCGTCGTATGAGTCCCTGTTTTTGTATAAACTCAATCCCCATTCTGCGAAAACCAGTGCAAACATTACTGGAGCTGCCCATAGGATAATGTTTGGCCATTCTGTGGCACCTATATCCTCAAGGGTTTTATAGTTCTCAAACATAAAATCGATGTTATAAGTTATTAAAATTTTGGAATCAAACTAAAAGGTAAGGCTAAAAACGCGGTTTAACAAATCAATAGCGTGATATTAACATTTGTTTACAATCTCCTAATTTCCCAAAAAAAAAGCCCAGTCAATGACTGGACTTTGTGAGATTTGAGTTTTAGCTTCGATTATTGTGCGCTGTCCGATGGTGCAGTTAATTCTTCTGTACCTTGCTCTTCTGAGGGAAGGATGCTTTCCTCTTCTCCGAACGATGGAGCGACCATTTGCTCCTTGGCACTTTCTATATTCGGAGAGGAAAATTCAGTGGATCCTCCAGCATTGTTTTCCAGAAAAGCTGAAGTCCCCAATGAGAGCACCAGTATGGAAATGGACAATACCCATGTGGCTTTTTCAAGGATGTTACCGGTTTTGGTAACGCCCATGATTTGGGAAGCCCCACCACCAAAAGCAGCACCAACACCACCTTTGGAGTCTTGACCAAGGATTACCAATACTAAGATAACCGCCAAAACAATGACGATGCTGATAAGTAAAGTATACATATGCTAAATGAAGTTAATCTTTTAATTCTTTTATTAAGTTCGCAAAATAAGCTTTTTTATTCGGAAACTTCAAGCTTAATTTCTGATAAATATCGATTGCCTTGTCTTTTTTTCCCTGTTTGGTCAATAGCTTGGCGTATGATTCCGAAAGTAATTTGTCGGACAGCTGCGTACTGTTTTTGGAGAGGTCTGTGTTTTTGCCTGTGTTTTCTATTTCCTTGATCGTGGCCAGCTTGATCTCTTTTTTGCTGAAGGCTTTGATAATATCAAGTTGCTCTTGCTTTTTGGCGTCTTTGATGAGTTTTTTTTCTTTTTTTCTGATGGTTTCGATCAGGTCATCGTTCTTCGGAGTCTTTTTCTTGGACGTCTTTTTTGAGCTTGGAGAAGCTTGTTGGTCGGTTTTAGGCTCTTTTTCAGCTTCTACATGGCGTAATTTGTTGAGGTTTTCCTCCAGCTTTCGCAGCACTTCTGCTCGGTCTGATCCAGAAGACTGGTGCTTTTCCTCCGTTTTGTCCGGATTACTGGTTGCAGAAGGAATGGGTTTCTCTGGTGCTCCTGCTTTTGGAGGAGGTGGAACCTTTGTCTGAGTGGTTTTAGATGTCGAGGATGCCGCAAAATGGATATCTTCTTCGATCAAGGTTTTGAGCCATGCCCTGTCTGGGCTTTGGACAGCTGCCCAGTGTAGGAGTTCCTGTGATTTGCCCTTGGAGATTTTCCTTTCGTATTTGGCTGCCAGTACTTTGGGAACCAAAAAATACGGAAATGTTTCGTGGAGCTTCAGCAGTGACCTGAAATCTTCCTTCTCCAGAGAGTTGCTCTTTTTGATGATATTTAAAAACTGGGCTGCGTTCACAAGTCAGGTATTTTTGGTTGGTTATCCAATTTAAAGAAAATTACCAATTTGCCACAGTAGAGGTGAAAATATCCTGAATGATGTTTTCAAATATAATGTCGATCAGGTCCGTTTCTACTGCGAGTACTGAGGTGCTTCGGGGGTCATAGTCCTGATAGAAAGAGTAGGTCTTTTTACTGTCCTGCTCTTCATCGCTGAGGTTGATATAGTTGACTTCCACAGCGATGGTCAGGCGCATTTGGCCAGCCCGATCAGGTTGGTTGGGATCTGTGGTAGAGACGGTGGCCTGGGGAGTGAGGGAGTATCGGGTGATGGCTCCTTCAAACTGCAGGTCCCCGTTGGTTTGGACCAGCTCCAATTGTGTGTTTCGCTGAAAATAATCCTTTATTGATTCGGTGAAGTTTTGCCCCATATTGGCTGGGCCTCCACCGGAGTCATTAAAGAAATTGGCCACAGAGAATGTCTGGGTTAGATTATAGTCTAAGTTGGTGCCGGTAAAACTGTATTCCACTTTACAGCCCCATAGCAGCATCAGTGGACAGAGCACCATGAGAAACATGAGCTTAGGTTTACTCATTGATATCATATTGTTTGATTTTTCGGTAAAGGGTACGCTCAGAAATGCCCAGGTCCTGCGCCGCATATTTCCGTTTGTTATTGTGCTTTCTAAGGGCTTTTATGATCAACTCTTTTTCTTTTTTCTCGATGGATAGTGAGTTATCATCCTCTTCGTGAATGATGTCTTCGATTTCATCATCATATTCCTCAGTACGTGAGTGCTGATTGGAGATTTTTCCTGACTCCAGTACGATAGGCATAGCGGAAGGACTCGGCTCCTTGGAAGGGGTATCTTCAAAAGATACTGAAGTGTCCATGTCTTCAAACAACGAATGGTGTTTTTTGATGATGTTTTGGTTGATACCGCCAGACTGATAAGTGTCAAGGACCAGTTTTTTGAGCTCGGTCATGTCCTTTTTCATGTCAAAGAGGACTTTGTACAGGATTTCCCTTTCGGAAAAATCAGAAGATGACTCGCCTTCTTTTCCTCCTCGCGTGTAGGGAGCTGGCAAATTGGACTCTGTGGTGGGAAGGTATTTGGCCAGTGTGATGGCATTGACATCCCTGTCCTCTTCCAGTAGCGATATTTGTTCGGCTAGGTTTTTCAATTGCCTGATATTGCCCTTAAAAGGAAATTTTTTAAGTAGCTCCCTGGCTTCCCCATCCAGTGAAATAGGTTTTACTTTGTATTTTTCACTAAAATCAGTTGTAAACTTCCTGAAAAGCAGGCTGATGTCATCGCCTCTTTCCCGAAGAGGAGGGACAAAGATGGGAACGGTGTTTAAGCGGTAATAAAGGTCTTCTCTGAATTTACCCTTTTCTACTGCTTGGATAAGGTTCACGTTAGTGGCAGCAATGACACGGACATCGGTCTTTTGGACTTTGGAGGATCCTACTTTTATAAACTCTCCATTTTCGAGTACCCGAAGGAGCCGGGCTTGGGTGCCCAGTGGCATTTCACCGATTTCATCCAAAAATAGCGAGCCGCCATCAGTGACTTCGAAATATCCCTTTCGCGCTTCATGCGCTCCAGTGAAGGAGCCTTTCTCATGTCCGAACAACTCCGAGTCTATAGTGCCTTCCGGGATGGCACCACAGTTTATGGCAATGAATTTTCCGTGCTTCCGAGTGCTGATAGAATGGATGATCTTGGAAAAGGACTCTTTACCACTTCCACTTTCTCCAGTGATCAGTACGGTCATCTCCGTAGGGGCAGCCTGCATGGCTACCCTGATGGCGTGATTGAGCAGCGGGCTGTTGCCGATTATTCCAAAACGCTGTTTTATAGATAGTACTTCCGCGTCTGTTATCATAGATTTCAGGGGCTTTAGTGGGTTAGGACAGGACTTCGCCAAATAGGGTGGCAGCGGTACAGTCCACTATTTTTACACGGACGTAATCTCCTTTTTGGTGGTTCCCTTTTGGGAAAATAACCACCTTGTTGGCAGAATTTCTGCCTTTTAGCTGCTCTTCAGAGCGCTTGGATGTGCCTTCTACCAATACTTCTTGGATTTGCCCCAGATCAAGTTTGTTCCTTTCCATGGAATGTTGGGACTGCCTGGCGATGATTTCCTGAAGCCTACGTTTTTTAGTCTCCAAAGGAATGTCATCTTTATACTTTTTGGCAGCGAGTGTCCCAGGTCGTTCTGAATAGAAGAACATATAGGAAAAATCGTACTTCACGATATCCATTAAGCTCAAGGTCTCTTGATGTTCTTCTTCGGTTTCTGAGCAGAATCCTGCGATCATATCAGAAGAAATACCACATTCCTGTCCCAGGATTTCACGGATCTTGGACACTCTTTCGAGGTACCATTCACGGTCGTAGGTCCTGTTCATCAGGTCAAGCACACGGCTATTGCCACTTTGGGCAGGGAGGTGGATGTATTTACA from Echinicola soli encodes the following:
- a CDS encoding DUF6089 family protein, with amino-acid sequence MAARYLLITSLFFLIIPGTLSAQNFYKERIPRVYTLTLAGGPASMYSDNGGPYRKLDFPIFGSVTLSAAKKINRRINLRLSAGYQHVSSNMEYLAERAFEWGEENKAYAFTGDAIYVDFMPEFYFLPFETHIERFRVNGYAGVGLGFIAIPEQQAYAYPDQTEVTIIKTTPTALYIPVRLGGSVAFGSNWDVGFEASLFATLSDELDGNAGSNQANDMLMQGQFFVKRYLSPFPFWDKWFDK
- a CDS encoding co-chaperone GroES produces the protein MSKVNIKPLADRVLVEPAAAEEKTASGLYIPDTAKEKPQKGTVVAVGNGKKDEPLTVKVGDTVLYGKYAGTELSVEGADYLIMREADIFAIL
- a CDS encoding sterol desaturase family protein; this encodes MFENYKTLEDIGATEWPNIILWAAPVMFALVFAEWGLSLYKNRDSYDGKDFLAASSIGLINVGISALIKVVLFSAVLFFWNIVPWKIPPTWWSFIPCFIAIDFARYWAHRVAHEQRFWWATHVTHHNSEKYNFSVSFRLSWTQHIKFIFFIPVVMIGFDPFVFFICHQIAVLYQFWIHTEYIKKLPAPIEYIFTTPSHHRVHHASDEHYLDKNYGSTLIIWDRIFGTFMAEAERPNYGITKPVNSYNPVTLVFHEWYDIVKDLKQAENKQEAFKILFGKPGDEIIKNRELRKKEREENVQKINSAQPAPILTEKEPSLLQKEN
- the groL gene encoding chaperonin GroEL (60 kDa chaperone family; promotes refolding of misfolded polypeptides especially under stressful conditions; forms two stacked rings of heptamers to form a barrel-shaped 14mer; ends can be capped by GroES; misfolded proteins enter the barrel where they are refolded when GroES binds), with translation MAKELFFDTDARERLKKGVDALAEAVKVTLGPKGRNVIIDKKFGAPTITKDGVSVAKEIELEEPIENMGAQLVKEVASKTADNAGDGTTTATVLTQSIFNVGIKNVAAGANPMDLKRGIDKAVAAVVAELKATSKPISTSKEIAQVGTISANNDEEIGNMIADAMDKVGKDGVITVEEAKGTETEVRTVEGMQFDRGYLSPYFTTNTEKMEAELENPYILIYDKKISSMKELLPVLEPVAQSGKPLLIIAEDVDGEALATLVVNKIRGALKVAAVKAPGFGDRRKAMLEDIAILTGGTVISEERGYKLENASIEYLGTAEKVNIDKDNTTIVNGAGEKPAIEARISEIKTQIEKTTSDYDREKLQERLAKLSGGVAILYIGAATEVEMKEKKDRVDDALHATRAAVQEGVVVGGGVALIRTTSALEGLKGENDDQDTGINIIRQAIESPLRAIVANAGAEGSVVINKIKEGTGNFGYNARTDKFEDLFAAGVIDPTKVTRLALENAASIAALLLTTECVVADVKEEGGQPAPPMGGGGMGGMM
- the corA gene encoding magnesium/cobalt transporter CorA, translated to MSKTSEKADSFMSKPILELYSFGEQHFEKHLIQDLEELKPFLERKDLKFWLNISSIQDEDLILKISELLSIHPLVIEDITNTSQRPKIEEFDDHIFVLVKMLYSKNSISEIQTEQISILFGQNYILSFQETPQDIFDNIRVRLENPKGKMRKLGSDYFTYVLVDAIIDEYFGIQELISDTVEKYDDQILQNKSNVNLNTIHHHRKTLRKIRNNIWPMRELISLWRKSEHPLIKRKNLTYINDIYEHTIEILEGLELQRETMSSLAELYMTQLSIKQNEVMKTLTVISTIFIPLTFIAGIYGMNFQVMPELEWKYSYPVLWVIFILITLFMIRYFKRKKWF
- a CDS encoding response regulator, with protein sequence MLAFDSIVLIDDDPINNLINKRLLGRLNLCDEIAEFLEAKDALEKIGELDNEKRLLIFLDINMPVMNGWDFLEQYELLCPEREDIILMLSSSIDYQDRKKSRTFEVVKGFIEKPLTNQKLFEILPEYVKNE
- the gloA2 gene encoding SMU1112c/YaeR family gloxylase I-like metalloprotein; amino-acid sequence: MGFIRGVHHIAIICSDYKRSKAFYTEVLGLTVLREVYREERQSYKLDLCVEGRYVIELFSFPKPPPRVSLPEACGLRHLAFEVEDLVSAVGELESNHVVVEAIRMDEFTGKRFAFFQDPDGLPIELYEG